A single Nostoc sp. PCC 7107 DNA region contains:
- a CDS encoding glycosyltransferase family 4 protein, with product MKKLKVIILTEIISPYRIPPFNCLAQDADIELEVFFLAETESRRSWQVSKQEIQFTYRVLWGLQVGKAYQSAPTFLNPGVIYQLRQQKPDVIICGGWHHYTYWLALVYAQLTRTRFLIWSESTLKDERSDSRYKEALKRWIVSKTDGYIVPGKAQRDYLQHLGANKNSIWIAPNAVDHNFFVSETERYRQNQELLKHKLGMQGLVILCVSRLIDEKGIPELLEAFAQLSQDKPVNLVIAGDGPQAQQYYLYCQENRLSNVVFTGFQPQSTLVQYYAIADIFVFPTRSDTWGLVLNEAMTASLPIICSATAGAVEDLVEDQANGFIVPVKDAARLSQALQCLIADEALRKKMGVRSHQIISNYTPEKMAQGLKQAIQQATSTKKLYLTP from the coding sequence ATGAAAAAGCTGAAAGTAATTATCCTAACAGAGATTATTTCACCTTACCGTATCCCTCCGTTTAATTGTCTGGCTCAAGACGCAGATATTGAATTAGAAGTATTTTTTCTAGCGGAAACAGAGAGCCGCAGAAGTTGGCAGGTATCCAAACAAGAAATTCAGTTTACTTACCGAGTGCTGTGGGGTTTACAAGTAGGCAAAGCTTACCAAAGTGCGCCTACTTTTTTAAACCCAGGAGTAATTTATCAGCTGCGGCAGCAAAAACCAGATGTAATTATTTGTGGAGGATGGCATCATTACACTTACTGGTTAGCTCTGGTGTATGCTCAACTAACCCGAACCCGTTTCTTGATTTGGTCGGAGAGTACGCTAAAAGATGAACGCTCTGACAGCAGATATAAAGAGGCTTTGAAACGTTGGATTGTAAGCAAAACTGATGGTTATATCGTACCAGGTAAGGCACAAAGAGATTACTTGCAACATCTAGGAGCAAACAAAAACTCGATTTGGATTGCTCCTAACGCTGTTGATCACAATTTCTTTGTATCGGAAACAGAACGTTACCGCCAAAACCAAGAACTATTGAAACACAAGCTTGGTATGCAAGGTCTGGTGATTCTTTGTGTAAGTAGATTAATTGATGAAAAAGGCATCCCAGAATTATTAGAGGCATTTGCCCAACTATCACAAGACAAGCCCGTGAACTTAGTGATTGCTGGTGATGGGCCACAAGCACAACAGTATTATCTATATTGTCAAGAAAATAGATTGAGTAATGTTGTTTTTACAGGTTTTCAACCGCAAAGCACTTTAGTCCAGTATTATGCGATCGCAGATATTTTTGTCTTTCCCACTCGCAGCGACACTTGGGGACTAGTACTTAACGAAGCGATGACTGCAAGTTTGCCGATTATTTGTTCTGCCACAGCCGGTGCGGTTGAAGACTTAGTAGAAGATCAAGCTAATGGATTTATCGTCCCAGTCAAAGATGCTGCTAGATTATCCCAAGCCTTGCAGTGTTTGATTGCAGACGAAGCTTTGAGAAAAAAGATGGGAGTGCGATCGCACCAAATTATTTCTAATTACACTCCAGAAAAGATGGCGCAAGGATTGAAGCAAGCTATCCAACAAGCCACGTCAACAAAGAAATTATATCTAACTCCATAA
- a CDS encoding glycosyltransferase: MNTKPKILYPIINGQVTGGNIVCLNIIDEALRRGWDVLVNSPTEGSFCEMLRQRGVSIYHLNTSRSFHWDAAINMAKLARKQEVDLIHVHAPFAGSILACIAGKLAGIPVIIHAHLRDPLSNNGFVRSYQKALNWLTSRFCCAAIIAVSEQVKQELIAEGFDERKFHVVYNGTPLHTELKITPEIARQNLNIPCHVPVVVHVGRLCKSKGQHILLQAAGSLRDRTQKIIYLIIGEDLEQNGAYRQYLEDMAFDLKINDFVWFLGQRFDIPQLLAAADLLVLPSDAEGLPLVILEAMAAGKPVVATNVGGVQEIVSHQETGLLVPVGNVQLLSEAIDSLIQNPESACTMGCKGLELVQSKFSLEKMQQEIFRIYEMI; encoded by the coding sequence ATGAATACTAAACCTAAAATTCTTTACCCCATTATTAATGGTCAGGTAACAGGTGGTAATATTGTTTGTCTTAATATTATAGATGAAGCTCTACGTCGAGGTTGGGATGTGTTAGTTAACTCACCAACTGAGGGGTCTTTTTGTGAGATGCTGCGGCAAAGAGGTGTCAGTATTTATCATCTAAATACTAGTCGCTCTTTTCATTGGGATGCAGCTATAAATATGGCTAAGTTAGCTAGAAAGCAGGAAGTTGATTTAATTCACGTTCATGCTCCCTTTGCTGGCTCTATTTTGGCTTGTATTGCTGGTAAGTTAGCTGGTATACCAGTAATTATCCACGCACACTTGCGAGATCCTCTTAGTAACAATGGTTTTGTCAGAAGTTACCAAAAAGCTCTTAACTGGTTGACTAGTCGTTTTTGCTGCGCTGCTATTATTGCTGTTTCTGAACAAGTCAAGCAAGAATTAATTGCTGAAGGCTTTGATGAGCGTAAATTTCACGTAGTTTATAACGGTACGCCTTTACATACTGAATTAAAAATTACACCAGAAATTGCTCGTCAGAATTTAAATATTCCCTGCCATGTCCCAGTAGTTGTTCATGTCGGTAGACTTTGTAAGAGCAAAGGTCAACATATTTTACTTCAAGCTGCTGGGAGTTTGCGCGATCGCACTCAAAAAATAATTTACCTAATTATAGGTGAAGATTTAGAACAAAATGGAGCATATCGTCAATATTTAGAAGATATGGCGTTTGATTTAAAAATTAATGATTTCGTCTGGTTTTTAGGTCAGCGTTTTGATATTCCGCAACTTTTAGCAGCTGCGGATTTACTTGTTTTACCTTCGGATGCAGAGGGTTTACCTTTAGTTATTTTAGAAGCTATGGCAGCAGGTAAACCTGTCGTTGCTACAAATGTAGGAGGAGTTCAAGAAATTGTTAGTCATCAAGAAACAGGCTTATTAGTACCTGTAGGCAATGTTCAACTTTTGTCAGAGGCTATTGATAGCTTAATACAAAATCCTGAATCTGCTTGCACAATGGGATGCAAAGGATTAGAACTAGTGCAATCAAAGTTTTCTTTAGAGAAGATGCAGCAAGAAATCTTTCGCATATATGAAATGATATGA